The Solanum lycopersicum chromosome 6, SLM_r2.1 genome has a window encoding:
- the LOC138349246 gene encoding uncharacterized protein, translating into MEEALWAYRTTYRTPTQATRYSLSFGVKVVLPLECQIPSLRLAIQEGLTEEENARLCLAKLEAHDEKRLEAQQNLEYYQARLSCAFNKKVRLWCFQVGGRVLAVRRPIITLHKSGENFTSKLNGPNVVQEAYPNGAYKHVDVNGLRIGPIDAKFLKRYYP; encoded by the coding sequence ATGGAAGAAGCTTTGTGGGCATATAGAACGACATACCGCACTCCAACTCAAGCAACACGATATTCACTTTCTTTTGGAGTTAAAGTTGTCTTGCCACTTGAGTGTCAAATACCTTCCTTGAGACTTGCTATTCAAGAAGGGCTCACTGAAGAAGAAAATGCTCGACTGTGTCTTGCTAAGTTAGAAGCACATGATGAAAAGAGGCTAGAAGCCCAACAAAACCTTGAATATTATCAAGCTCGTCTATCTTGTGCTTTCAATAAGAAGGTTCGCTTGTGGTGTTTCCAAGTTGGAGGCAGAGTTCTCGCAGTAAGAAGACCCATCATTACTTTGCACAAGTCTGGGGAAAATTTTACCTCAAAGTTGAATGGACCAAATGTCGTACAAGAAGCATATCCAAATGGTGCTTACAAGCATGTTGATGTTAATGGCTTAAGGATCGGTCCTATTGACGCCAAATTCCTAAAGAGGTACTACCCTTGA
- the LOC138349245 gene encoding uncharacterized protein, with the protein MNQLHLQVFGDSQLVINQILGSYEVEKPDLRPYHDYVQKLIVWLGYVTLQHVRRIENKKVDALAALASKLTVSDQTQVTVCQKWIVPQPNKEEYIENELDHIVAAAEAVKEDWRKSIIYYMFYRILPENPRRRTDIRRRAPHFLY; encoded by the coding sequence ATGAATCAATTACATTTACAAGTCTTTGGTGACTCtcaattggtgattaatcaaatCTTGGGAAGTTATGAGGTGGAGAAGCCTGATTTGCGCCCTTATCATGATTATGTTCAAAAGTTGATAGTATGGCTTGGGTATGTAACCCTTCAACATGTGCGTAGAATAGAGAATAAGAAAGTTGATGCATTGGCTGCTCTAGCTTCAAAGCTAACCGTTTCTGATCAAACACAAGTGACTGTCTGTCAAAAATGGATAGTACCTCAGCCAAATAAGgaagaatatattgaaaatgAGCTTGATCATATTGTTGCCGCTGCTGAAGCCGTGAAGGAAGATTGGAGAAAATCCATTATTTACTACATGTTTTATAGGATACTTCCAGAAAACCCAAGGAGAAGGACTGACATACGTCGTCGTGCACCTCACTTCCTTTACTAA
- the LOC101246635 gene encoding uncharacterized protein translates to MFGRGRSDSSSARSRLRRPLAKSSGGNLYIFAAINFFSKWAEVVALKEVKKENVANFIRVNIIYRFGIPRYIITNNGKSFDSKLMDKICDLFDFKQRKSSMYYATANGLAEAFNKTLCNLLKKVASMSKRD, encoded by the exons ATGTTTGGGAGAGGAAGAAGTGATTCAAGCTCTGCAAGAAGCAGACTCAGGA GACCACTAGCAAAGTCTTCTGGTGGAAACTTGTACATCTTCGCTGCAATAAACTTTTTCTCAAAGTGGGCTGAAGTTGTCGCCCTTAAGGAAGTGAAGAAAGAGAATGTTGCAAATTTTATACGAGTGAATATCATCTATCGTTTTGGTATCCCTCGCTACATAATAACTAACAATGGCAAGTCATTTGATAGTAAGCTAATGGACAAGATTTGTGATCTTTTTGACTTCAAGCAACGTAAATCTTCTATGTATTATGCTACTGCCAATGGTCTTGCTGAAGCATTCAATAAGACTCTATGTAACCTGCTCAAGAAAGTTGCCTCCATGTCCAAGCGAGATTGA